Genomic window (Ruminococcus flavefaciens AE3010):
CACAGCTCCGGCAGCCGCACCCTTAGCAAGTGACTTCATATTCATATCTGTTGCTCCGATAGTTTATTATCCGCAGCGCGGACAATATTATTATCTGAAAAAAACGCAGAACTATTCCGATACAATGAAAGGAAGAAAAAATGAAAAAGCTGCTTATGTTATCCCTTTTACTTGCAGGTATGCTGTCTGTATTCAGCTGCTCCGACAATAACGAGCCCTTTGAAGAGCTCCCTGCTCCTACAGAAGTGACAACAACTGCCGAAGCAACAACAAAGGCGAAAAAGGTTTACGACTACGTTCACGGAACTGACGGATACTATAATCTCGCAGACGAGATGACTGAGTTTGAGATGAAGTCTCAGAAGTACGGCACCTGCTGGCTCCATGCAGCGGCTGCAAGTATGGAGACTGCATATTTCAAGAAAAACGGCAGCTATATCTCAATCGATCCCATGAAGCTTCTTGATTTCACCTATTTAAATAAAAAAGACGAGGGCTTCTTTGTAAAAGAGGGATTAGACGAAAAAGAACTGGGCGGTTCGCAGTGGATAGTGATATTAAGCCTGTCAAACGGCTTTGGTGACCTCGCTCTTGACAGCTCTGTCATTCTTGATAAAAACGACAGAGAAGCCATAAAGGAGAATATCCGCAAAAGAGGCGGAGTCGCTATCGGTATTCTTGACAGTGATGACAGAAAAAAAGGCTGGTTCGGTACCTACCGCACCATTAACTACACAAAAGATGACGATTTCGACCACGATGTGACTATTATAGGCTACGATGACCATTTTCCCAAGGAATACTTCAAGGAGCCTGCTTCCGAGGACGGTGCATGGATAACCTATAACAGTTCTTTAGGCTCAGCGTGCTATTATTATATATCCTACAGTGCTCCCCTCGAATACGCCATAAGCCACTCCGCCACCGATAAATACGGCGAGGTACTCAGCTATGACGCAGGCAATGAGTCTGACAGATATGTCAAGACAGGAGACAGCACGAAAACTGCCAATGTTTTCCACAAGGCAGGAAAGCTTGCCGCAGTAGGTACATATAATGACTTTGACGAGCAGGATATAAAGATAGAGATATACAACGAGGACTTTACGGAGCTTCTAT
Coding sequences:
- a CDS encoding lectin like domain-containing protein, translated to MKKLLMLSLLLAGMLSVFSCSDNNEPFEELPAPTEVTTTAEATTKAKKVYDYVHGTDGYYNLADEMTEFEMKSQKYGTCWLHAAAASMETAYFKKNGSYISIDPMKLLDFTYLNKKDEGFFVKEGLDEKELGGSQWIVILSLSNGFGDLALDSSVILDKNDREAIKENIRKRGGVAIGILDSDDRKKGWFGTYRTINYTKDDDFDHDVTIIGYDDHFPKEYFKEPASEDGAWITYNSSLGSACYYYISYSAPLEYAISHSATDKYGEVLSYDAGNESDRYVKTGDSTKTANVFHKAGKLAAVGTYNDFDEQDIKIEIYNEDFTELLYSQDAKLDYHGYHTIDLDTPIDVTDYAIVITYTKGAPVEGEDADYGEIKYKTVSEKDRSFIYIDNNWKDMTDSDIKTVLKTDFSPNNCCIKAIYAK